One Prunus dulcis chromosome 7, ALMONDv2, whole genome shotgun sequence DNA segment encodes these proteins:
- the LOC117633990 gene encoding THO complex subunit 1 isoform X2, which translates to MEVFRRAILQPGPPESFALQTVQQVIKPQKQTKLVQDENQLLENILRTLLQELVSGEQIMQYGQSIDDGDTTQGHIPRLLDIVLYLCENEHIEGGMIFQLLEDLTEMSTMRNCKDVFGYIESKQDILGKPELFARGKLVMLRTCNQLLRRLSKANDVVFCGRILMFLAHFFPLSERSAVNIKGVFNTSNETKYEKDPPDGISIDFNFYKTFWSLQEHFCNPPSLTLAPTKWKKFTSGLMVVLNTFEAQPLSDEEGDANSLEEEAANFSIKYLTSSKLMGLELKDPSFRRHILVQCLILFDYLKAPGKSEKDLPSDSMKEEIKSCEERVKKLLEMTPPKGENFLHKIEHILEREKNWVWWKRDGCPPFEKQPAEKKVVQEGAKKRFSVGNGEKIRFWEDLWLKEGILKDLFPRLSSLSRRKNQSIACFANNHEMPLNWDFDFRRNLSEAEIAEVVILLDILGKVRLYGSRSDRRSWEIEERGSFSCKSFRSFLLCTTRDVFPPFISIWKAKTPPKIQFFVWLAANGRINTCDCIQRRQPKMCLSPSWCVLCKENAENIDHLFIHCSYSLKLWWRMLGALRAEWVIPKGCFELLSINLRVSGKGKGKRAGILHDCLVHAIFGNIWMERNRRIFQGHIGVRVEELWDRIKFWASLWASVSGQFKDYHYSTIMRDMMAVLR; encoded by the exons ATG GAAGTGTTCAGGAGGGCAATATTGCAACCTGGCCCACCAGAAAGTTTTGCTCTACAGACAGTTCAACAAGTTATAAAACCTCAG AAACAGACAAAGTTAGTCCAAGATGAGAATcaattgttagaaaatatCCTCCGGACATTGCTTCAGGAACTGGTG TCTGGGGAGCAGATAATGCAGTACGGTCAATCAATTGATGATGGAGATACTACCCAAGGACATATTCCACGTCTTCTTG ATATTGTGTTGTATCTTTGTGAGAACGAACACATTGAAGGTGGCATGATATTTCAGCTGTTGGAAGACTTAACAGAAATGTCTACTATGAGAAACTGCAAAGACGTTTTTGGTTATATAGAGAGTAAACAAGATATATTAGGAAAG CCAGAGCTTTTTGCTCGAGGAAAACTTGTGATGTTGAGAACATGCAATCAACTTCTTCGTCGCCTGTCAAAG GCAAATGATGTGGTATTTTGTGGACGAATTCTAATGTTTTTGGCTCATTTTTTCCCATTATCTGAGCGTTCAG CTGTGAATATAAAAGGAGTTTTTAACACATCAAACGAGACAAAATATGAGAAAGACCCCCCTGATG GAATTTCCATCGATTTCAACTTCTACAAGACATTTTGGAGTTTACAG GAACACTTTTGTAACCCTCCTTCCTTAACTCTTGCTCCTACCAAGTGGAAGAAATTTACATCCGGTTTAATG GTTGTCCTGAATACATTTGAAGCTCAACCATTAAGTGATGAAGAGGGAGATGCCAATAGTTTGGAGGAGGAGGCAGCAAATTTCAGCATAAAATATCTTACGAGCAGTAAACTAATGGGTTTGGAG TTGAAGGATCCGAGTTTCCGACGTCATATTCTTGTGCAGTGCCTCATATTGTTTGATTATCTGAAG GCCCCTGGAAAGAGTGAAAAAGATTTGCCTTCCGATAGCATG AAAGAGGAAATAAAATCTTGTGAGGAGCGTGTGAAAAAGCTGCTTGAAATGACTCCACCCAAGGGGGAGAATTTTCTTCATAAAATTGAGCATATATTAGAACGTGAAAAGAATTGG GTATGGTGGAAACGTGATGGTTGTCCACCATTTGAGAAGCAGCCAGCAGAGAAGAAAGTGGTCCAAGAAGGAGCCAAAAAGCG ATTTTCTGTTGGAAATGGGGAGAAAATTAGATTTTGGGAGGATCTTTGGCTGAAAGAAGGGATTCTAAAAGATCTGTTTCCTAGACTCTCTTCCTTGTCTAGGagaaaaaatcaaagtatAGCCTGTTTTGCTAACAATCATGAGATGCCTCTCaattgggattttgatttcagAAGGAATTTGTCCGAGGCTGAAATAGCAGAAGTGGTAATACTTTTGGATATATtggggaaggtgagattataCGGTTCTAGATCGGATCGGAGATCTTGGGAGATTGAGGAGCGGGGTTCTTTTTCCTGCAAGTCTTTCAGGTCTTTTCTTCTCTGTACCACAAGGGATGTCTTCCCCCCTTTCATCTCAATCTGGAAGGCAAAGACTCCgccaaaaattcaatttttcgtGTGGCTGGCAGCAAATGGCAGGATTAATACTTGCGATTGCATTCAAAGGAGGCAACCAAAGATGTGCTTATCCCCCTCTTGGTGTGTTCTTTGCAAAGAGAATGCAGAAAACATTGATCACTTGTTCATTCATTGTTCGTATTCCCTAAAATTATGGTGGAGGATGTTGGGTGCTCTCAGAGCGGAGTGGGTGATTCCTAAAGGGTGTTTTGAGCTCCTTAGTATCAATCTGAGGGTTTCGGGGAAGGGGAAGGGGAAGAGAGCTGGAATCCTTCACGATTGTCTAGTTCATGCTATTTTCGGGAATATCTGGATGGAGCGAAATCGAAGAATTTTTCAGGGTCATATAGGAGTAAGGGTTGAGGAATTATGGGACAGAATTAAATTTTGGGCATCCCTTTGGGCTTCGGTTTCGGGGCAGTTCAAGGACTATCACTACTCTACCATCATGAGAGACATGATGGCAGTCTTAAGATGA
- the LOC117633990 gene encoding THO complex subunit 1 isoform X6, with translation MEVFRRAILQPGPPESFALQTVQQVIKPQKQTKLVQDENQLLENILRTLLQELVSSAVQSGEQIMQYGQSIDDGDTTQGHIPRLLDIVLYLCENEHIEGGMIFQLLEDLTEMSTMRNCKDVFGYIESKQDILGKPELFARGKLVMLRTCNQLLRRLSKANDVVFCGRILMFLAHFFPLSERSAVNIKGVFNTSNETKYEKDPPDGISIDFNFYKTFWSLQEHFCNPPSLTLAPTKWKKFTSGLMVVLNTFEAQPLSDEEGDANSLEEEAANFSIKYLTSSKLMGLELKDPSFRRHILVQCLILFDYLKAPGKSEKDLPSDSMKEEIKSCEERVKKLLEMTPPKGENFLHKIEHILEREKNWVWWKRDGCPPFEKQPAEKKVVQEGAKKRRPRWRMGNKELSLLWKWADQNPNALTDPQRVRTPAITDYWKPLADDMDPAAGIEAEYHHKNNRVYCWKGLRFSARQDLEGFSRFTEFGIEGVVPLELLTPEERSKYQAKPNDKSKRAKKEETKGAAHQVEENQIATAANEIDGEGIRAVLEASVTPTDTDATVATGDMSQGGSPIPDEHQKQSSDTDVGQEAGQMEADAEVEAGMIDGGMDTEVDLDPVG, from the exons ATG GAAGTGTTCAGGAGGGCAATATTGCAACCTGGCCCACCAGAAAGTTTTGCTCTACAGACAGTTCAACAAGTTATAAAACCTCAG AAACAGACAAAGTTAGTCCAAGATGAGAATcaattgttagaaaatatCCTCCGGACATTGCTTCAGGAACTGGTG TCTTCTGCAGTACAGTCTGGGGAGCAGATAATGCAGTACGGTCAATCAATTGATGATGGAGATACTACCCAAGGACATATTCCACGTCTTCTTG ATATTGTGTTGTATCTTTGTGAGAACGAACACATTGAAGGTGGCATGATATTTCAGCTGTTGGAAGACTTAACAGAAATGTCTACTATGAGAAACTGCAAAGACGTTTTTGGTTATATAGAGAGTAAACAAGATATATTAGGAAAG CCAGAGCTTTTTGCTCGAGGAAAACTTGTGATGTTGAGAACATGCAATCAACTTCTTCGTCGCCTGTCAAAG GCAAATGATGTGGTATTTTGTGGACGAATTCTAATGTTTTTGGCTCATTTTTTCCCATTATCTGAGCGTTCAG CTGTGAATATAAAAGGAGTTTTTAACACATCAAACGAGACAAAATATGAGAAAGACCCCCCTGATG GAATTTCCATCGATTTCAACTTCTACAAGACATTTTGGAGTTTACAG GAACACTTTTGTAACCCTCCTTCCTTAACTCTTGCTCCTACCAAGTGGAAGAAATTTACATCCGGTTTAATG GTTGTCCTGAATACATTTGAAGCTCAACCATTAAGTGATGAAGAGGGAGATGCCAATAGTTTGGAGGAGGAGGCAGCAAATTTCAGCATAAAATATCTTACGAGCAGTAAACTAATGGGTTTGGAG TTGAAGGATCCGAGTTTCCGACGTCATATTCTTGTGCAGTGCCTCATATTGTTTGATTATCTGAAG GCCCCTGGAAAGAGTGAAAAAGATTTGCCTTCCGATAGCATG AAAGAGGAAATAAAATCTTGTGAGGAGCGTGTGAAAAAGCTGCTTGAAATGACTCCACCCAAGGGGGAGAATTTTCTTCATAAAATTGAGCATATATTAGAACGTGAAAAGAATTGG GTATGGTGGAAACGTGATGGTTGTCCACCATTTGAGAAGCAGCCAGCAGAGAAGAAAGTGGTCCAAGAAGGAGCCAAAAAGCG TAGGCCAAGATGGAGAATGGGAAATAAAGAGCTCTCTCTGTTGTGGAAGTGGGCAGATCAAAATCCG AATGCTTTAACTGATCCTCAACGTGTTCGGACACCTGCCATCACTGATTACTGGAAGCCCCTGGCTGATGAT ATGGATCCAGCAGCTGGAATAGAAGCTGAATATCACCACAAAAATAACCGA GTTTATTGCTGGAAAGGTCTTCGATTTTCAGCTAGACAAGACTTGGAAGGGTTTTCTAGA TTTACTGAATTTGGTATTGAAGGAGTAGTGCCTCTGGAACTTTTGACACCTGAAGAGCGGTCCAAATACCAAGCTAAACCAAATGACAAGTCTAAACGGGctaaaaaggaagaaacaaaGGGTGCTGCACATCAAGTAGAAGAAAATCAG ATTGCAACAGCTGCAAATGAGATAGATGGTGAAGGAATCAGGGCTGTGCTTGAAGCCTCAGTGACACCAACGGACACTGATGCCACTGTTGCAACTGGTGACATGTCCCAAGGTGGCAGTCCAATCCCAGATGAACATCAGAAGCAAAGCTCTGATACGGATGTAGGTCAAGAGGCAGGCCAGATGGAAGCAGATGCTGAAGTCGAGGCTGGGATGATTGATGGTGGAATGGACACGGAGGTTGATTTAGATCCAGTTGGCTGA
- the LOC117633990 gene encoding THO complex subunit 1 isoform X7 gives MEVFRRAILQPGPPESFALQTVQQVIKPQKQTKLVQDENQLLENILRTLLQELVSSAVQSGEQIMQYGQSIDDGDTTQGHIPRLLDIVLYLCENEHIEGGMIFQLLEDLTEMSTMRNCKDVFGYIESKQDILGKPELFARGKLVMLRTCNQLLRRLSKANDVVFCGRILMFLAHFFPLSERSAVNIKGVFNTSNETKYEKDPPDGISIDFNFYKTFWSLQEHFCNPPSLTLAPTKWKKFTSGLMVVLNTFEAQPLSDEEGDANSLEEEAANFSIKYLTSSKLMGLELKDPSFRRHILVQCLILFDYLKAPGKSEKDLPSDSMKEEIKSCEERVKKLLEMTPPKGENFLHKIEHILEREKNWVWWKRDGCPPFEKQPAEKKVVQEGAKKRRPRWRMGNKELSLLWKWADQNPNALTDPQRVRTPAITDYWKPLADDMDPAAGIEAEYHHKNNRFTEFGIEGVVPLELLTPEERSKYQAKPNDKSKRAKKEETKGAAHQVEENQIATAANEIDGEGIRAVLEASVTPTDTDATVATGDMSQGGSPIPDEHQKQSSDTDVGQEAGQMEADAEVEAGMIDGGMDTEVDLDPVG, from the exons ATG GAAGTGTTCAGGAGGGCAATATTGCAACCTGGCCCACCAGAAAGTTTTGCTCTACAGACAGTTCAACAAGTTATAAAACCTCAG AAACAGACAAAGTTAGTCCAAGATGAGAATcaattgttagaaaatatCCTCCGGACATTGCTTCAGGAACTGGTG TCTTCTGCAGTACAGTCTGGGGAGCAGATAATGCAGTACGGTCAATCAATTGATGATGGAGATACTACCCAAGGACATATTCCACGTCTTCTTG ATATTGTGTTGTATCTTTGTGAGAACGAACACATTGAAGGTGGCATGATATTTCAGCTGTTGGAAGACTTAACAGAAATGTCTACTATGAGAAACTGCAAAGACGTTTTTGGTTATATAGAGAGTAAACAAGATATATTAGGAAAG CCAGAGCTTTTTGCTCGAGGAAAACTTGTGATGTTGAGAACATGCAATCAACTTCTTCGTCGCCTGTCAAAG GCAAATGATGTGGTATTTTGTGGACGAATTCTAATGTTTTTGGCTCATTTTTTCCCATTATCTGAGCGTTCAG CTGTGAATATAAAAGGAGTTTTTAACACATCAAACGAGACAAAATATGAGAAAGACCCCCCTGATG GAATTTCCATCGATTTCAACTTCTACAAGACATTTTGGAGTTTACAG GAACACTTTTGTAACCCTCCTTCCTTAACTCTTGCTCCTACCAAGTGGAAGAAATTTACATCCGGTTTAATG GTTGTCCTGAATACATTTGAAGCTCAACCATTAAGTGATGAAGAGGGAGATGCCAATAGTTTGGAGGAGGAGGCAGCAAATTTCAGCATAAAATATCTTACGAGCAGTAAACTAATGGGTTTGGAG TTGAAGGATCCGAGTTTCCGACGTCATATTCTTGTGCAGTGCCTCATATTGTTTGATTATCTGAAG GCCCCTGGAAAGAGTGAAAAAGATTTGCCTTCCGATAGCATG AAAGAGGAAATAAAATCTTGTGAGGAGCGTGTGAAAAAGCTGCTTGAAATGACTCCACCCAAGGGGGAGAATTTTCTTCATAAAATTGAGCATATATTAGAACGTGAAAAGAATTGG GTATGGTGGAAACGTGATGGTTGTCCACCATTTGAGAAGCAGCCAGCAGAGAAGAAAGTGGTCCAAGAAGGAGCCAAAAAGCG TAGGCCAAGATGGAGAATGGGAAATAAAGAGCTCTCTCTGTTGTGGAAGTGGGCAGATCAAAATCCG AATGCTTTAACTGATCCTCAACGTGTTCGGACACCTGCCATCACTGATTACTGGAAGCCCCTGGCTGATGAT ATGGATCCAGCAGCTGGAATAGAAGCTGAATATCACCACAAAAATAACCGA TTTACTGAATTTGGTATTGAAGGAGTAGTGCCTCTGGAACTTTTGACACCTGAAGAGCGGTCCAAATACCAAGCTAAACCAAATGACAAGTCTAAACGGGctaaaaaggaagaaacaaaGGGTGCTGCACATCAAGTAGAAGAAAATCAG ATTGCAACAGCTGCAAATGAGATAGATGGTGAAGGAATCAGGGCTGTGCTTGAAGCCTCAGTGACACCAACGGACACTGATGCCACTGTTGCAACTGGTGACATGTCCCAAGGTGGCAGTCCAATCCCAGATGAACATCAGAAGCAAAGCTCTGATACGGATGTAGGTCAAGAGGCAGGCCAGATGGAAGCAGATGCTGAAGTCGAGGCTGGGATGATTGATGGTGGAATGGACACGGAGGTTGATTTAGATCCAGTTGGCTGA
- the LOC117633990 gene encoding THO complex subunit 1 isoform X1, with protein MEVFRRAILQPGPPESFALQTVQQVIKPQKQTKLVQDENQLLENILRTLLQELVSSAVQSGEQIMQYGQSIDDGDTTQGHIPRLLDIVLYLCENEHIEGGMIFQLLEDLTEMSTMRNCKDVFGYIESKQDILGKPELFARGKLVMLRTCNQLLRRLSKANDVVFCGRILMFLAHFFPLSERSAVNIKGVFNTSNETKYEKDPPDGISIDFNFYKTFWSLQEHFCNPPSLTLAPTKWKKFTSGLMVVLNTFEAQPLSDEEGDANSLEEEAANFSIKYLTSSKLMGLELKDPSFRRHILVQCLILFDYLKAPGKSEKDLPSDSMKEEIKSCEERVKKLLEMTPPKGENFLHKIEHILEREKNWVWWKRDGCPPFEKQPAEKKVVQEGAKKRFSVGNGEKIRFWEDLWLKEGILKDLFPRLSSLSRRKNQSIACFANNHEMPLNWDFDFRRNLSEAEIAEVVILLDILGKVRLYGSRSDRRSWEIEERGSFSCKSFRSFLLCTTRDVFPPFISIWKAKTPPKIQFFVWLAANGRINTCDCIQRRQPKMCLSPSWCVLCKENAENIDHLFIHCSYSLKLWWRMLGALRAEWVIPKGCFELLSINLRVSGKGKGKRAGILHDCLVHAIFGNIWMERNRRIFQGHIGVRVEELWDRIKFWASLWASVSGQFKDYHYSTIMRDMMAVLR; from the exons ATG GAAGTGTTCAGGAGGGCAATATTGCAACCTGGCCCACCAGAAAGTTTTGCTCTACAGACAGTTCAACAAGTTATAAAACCTCAG AAACAGACAAAGTTAGTCCAAGATGAGAATcaattgttagaaaatatCCTCCGGACATTGCTTCAGGAACTGGTG TCTTCTGCAGTACAGTCTGGGGAGCAGATAATGCAGTACGGTCAATCAATTGATGATGGAGATACTACCCAAGGACATATTCCACGTCTTCTTG ATATTGTGTTGTATCTTTGTGAGAACGAACACATTGAAGGTGGCATGATATTTCAGCTGTTGGAAGACTTAACAGAAATGTCTACTATGAGAAACTGCAAAGACGTTTTTGGTTATATAGAGAGTAAACAAGATATATTAGGAAAG CCAGAGCTTTTTGCTCGAGGAAAACTTGTGATGTTGAGAACATGCAATCAACTTCTTCGTCGCCTGTCAAAG GCAAATGATGTGGTATTTTGTGGACGAATTCTAATGTTTTTGGCTCATTTTTTCCCATTATCTGAGCGTTCAG CTGTGAATATAAAAGGAGTTTTTAACACATCAAACGAGACAAAATATGAGAAAGACCCCCCTGATG GAATTTCCATCGATTTCAACTTCTACAAGACATTTTGGAGTTTACAG GAACACTTTTGTAACCCTCCTTCCTTAACTCTTGCTCCTACCAAGTGGAAGAAATTTACATCCGGTTTAATG GTTGTCCTGAATACATTTGAAGCTCAACCATTAAGTGATGAAGAGGGAGATGCCAATAGTTTGGAGGAGGAGGCAGCAAATTTCAGCATAAAATATCTTACGAGCAGTAAACTAATGGGTTTGGAG TTGAAGGATCCGAGTTTCCGACGTCATATTCTTGTGCAGTGCCTCATATTGTTTGATTATCTGAAG GCCCCTGGAAAGAGTGAAAAAGATTTGCCTTCCGATAGCATG AAAGAGGAAATAAAATCTTGTGAGGAGCGTGTGAAAAAGCTGCTTGAAATGACTCCACCCAAGGGGGAGAATTTTCTTCATAAAATTGAGCATATATTAGAACGTGAAAAGAATTGG GTATGGTGGAAACGTGATGGTTGTCCACCATTTGAGAAGCAGCCAGCAGAGAAGAAAGTGGTCCAAGAAGGAGCCAAAAAGCG ATTTTCTGTTGGAAATGGGGAGAAAATTAGATTTTGGGAGGATCTTTGGCTGAAAGAAGGGATTCTAAAAGATCTGTTTCCTAGACTCTCTTCCTTGTCTAGGagaaaaaatcaaagtatAGCCTGTTTTGCTAACAATCATGAGATGCCTCTCaattgggattttgatttcagAAGGAATTTGTCCGAGGCTGAAATAGCAGAAGTGGTAATACTTTTGGATATATtggggaaggtgagattataCGGTTCTAGATCGGATCGGAGATCTTGGGAGATTGAGGAGCGGGGTTCTTTTTCCTGCAAGTCTTTCAGGTCTTTTCTTCTCTGTACCACAAGGGATGTCTTCCCCCCTTTCATCTCAATCTGGAAGGCAAAGACTCCgccaaaaattcaatttttcgtGTGGCTGGCAGCAAATGGCAGGATTAATACTTGCGATTGCATTCAAAGGAGGCAACCAAAGATGTGCTTATCCCCCTCTTGGTGTGTTCTTTGCAAAGAGAATGCAGAAAACATTGATCACTTGTTCATTCATTGTTCGTATTCCCTAAAATTATGGTGGAGGATGTTGGGTGCTCTCAGAGCGGAGTGGGTGATTCCTAAAGGGTGTTTTGAGCTCCTTAGTATCAATCTGAGGGTTTCGGGGAAGGGGAAGGGGAAGAGAGCTGGAATCCTTCACGATTGTCTAGTTCATGCTATTTTCGGGAATATCTGGATGGAGCGAAATCGAAGAATTTTTCAGGGTCATATAGGAGTAAGGGTTGAGGAATTATGGGACAGAATTAAATTTTGGGCATCCCTTTGGGCTTCGGTTTCGGGGCAGTTCAAGGACTATCACTACTCTACCATCATGAGAGACATGATGGCAGTCTTAAGATGA
- the LOC117633990 gene encoding THO complex subunit 1 isoform X8: protein MEVFRRAILQPGPPESFALQTVQQVIKPQKQTKLVQDENQLLENILRTLLQELVSSAVQSGEQIMQYGQSIDDGDTTQGHIPRLLDIVLYLCENEHIEGGMIFQLLEDLTEMSTMRNCKDVFGYIESKQDILGKPELFARGKLVMLRTCNQLLRRLSKANDVVFCGRILMFLAHFFPLSERSAVNIKGVFNTSNETKYEKDPPDGISIDFNFYKTFWSLQEHFCNPPSLTLAPTKWKKFTSGLMVVLNTFEAQPLSDEEGDANSLEEEAANFSIKYLTSSKLMGLELKDPSFRRHILVQCLILFDYLKAPGKSEKDLPSDSMVWWKRDGCPPFEKQPAEKKVVQEGAKKRRPRWRMGNKELSLLWKWADQNPNALTDPQRVRTPAITDYWKPLADDMDPAAGIEAEYHHKNNRVYCWKGLRFSARQDLEGFSRFTEFGIEGVVPLELLTPEERSKYQAKPNDKSKRAKKEETKGAAHQVEENQIATAANEIDGEGIRAVLEASVTPTDTDATVATGDMSQGGSPIPDEHQKQSSDTDVGQEAGQMEADAEVEAGMIDGGMDTEVDLDPVG, encoded by the exons ATG GAAGTGTTCAGGAGGGCAATATTGCAACCTGGCCCACCAGAAAGTTTTGCTCTACAGACAGTTCAACAAGTTATAAAACCTCAG AAACAGACAAAGTTAGTCCAAGATGAGAATcaattgttagaaaatatCCTCCGGACATTGCTTCAGGAACTGGTG TCTTCTGCAGTACAGTCTGGGGAGCAGATAATGCAGTACGGTCAATCAATTGATGATGGAGATACTACCCAAGGACATATTCCACGTCTTCTTG ATATTGTGTTGTATCTTTGTGAGAACGAACACATTGAAGGTGGCATGATATTTCAGCTGTTGGAAGACTTAACAGAAATGTCTACTATGAGAAACTGCAAAGACGTTTTTGGTTATATAGAGAGTAAACAAGATATATTAGGAAAG CCAGAGCTTTTTGCTCGAGGAAAACTTGTGATGTTGAGAACATGCAATCAACTTCTTCGTCGCCTGTCAAAG GCAAATGATGTGGTATTTTGTGGACGAATTCTAATGTTTTTGGCTCATTTTTTCCCATTATCTGAGCGTTCAG CTGTGAATATAAAAGGAGTTTTTAACACATCAAACGAGACAAAATATGAGAAAGACCCCCCTGATG GAATTTCCATCGATTTCAACTTCTACAAGACATTTTGGAGTTTACAG GAACACTTTTGTAACCCTCCTTCCTTAACTCTTGCTCCTACCAAGTGGAAGAAATTTACATCCGGTTTAATG GTTGTCCTGAATACATTTGAAGCTCAACCATTAAGTGATGAAGAGGGAGATGCCAATAGTTTGGAGGAGGAGGCAGCAAATTTCAGCATAAAATATCTTACGAGCAGTAAACTAATGGGTTTGGAG TTGAAGGATCCGAGTTTCCGACGTCATATTCTTGTGCAGTGCCTCATATTGTTTGATTATCTGAAG GCCCCTGGAAAGAGTGAAAAAGATTTGCCTTCCGATAGCATG GTATGGTGGAAACGTGATGGTTGTCCACCATTTGAGAAGCAGCCAGCAGAGAAGAAAGTGGTCCAAGAAGGAGCCAAAAAGCG TAGGCCAAGATGGAGAATGGGAAATAAAGAGCTCTCTCTGTTGTGGAAGTGGGCAGATCAAAATCCG AATGCTTTAACTGATCCTCAACGTGTTCGGACACCTGCCATCACTGATTACTGGAAGCCCCTGGCTGATGAT ATGGATCCAGCAGCTGGAATAGAAGCTGAATATCACCACAAAAATAACCGA GTTTATTGCTGGAAAGGTCTTCGATTTTCAGCTAGACAAGACTTGGAAGGGTTTTCTAGA TTTACTGAATTTGGTATTGAAGGAGTAGTGCCTCTGGAACTTTTGACACCTGAAGAGCGGTCCAAATACCAAGCTAAACCAAATGACAAGTCTAAACGGGctaaaaaggaagaaacaaaGGGTGCTGCACATCAAGTAGAAGAAAATCAG ATTGCAACAGCTGCAAATGAGATAGATGGTGAAGGAATCAGGGCTGTGCTTGAAGCCTCAGTGACACCAACGGACACTGATGCCACTGTTGCAACTGGTGACATGTCCCAAGGTGGCAGTCCAATCCCAGATGAACATCAGAAGCAAAGCTCTGATACGGATGTAGGTCAAGAGGCAGGCCAGATGGAAGCAGATGCTGAAGTCGAGGCTGGGATGATTGATGGTGGAATGGACACGGAGGTTGATTTAGATCCAGTTGGCTGA